From one Pseudactinotalea sp. HY158 genomic stretch:
- the typA gene encoding translational GTPase TypA: MAAATHRRSNLRNVAIVAHVDHGKTTLVDSMLWTSGAFGGHAHVDTRAMDSGDLEREKGITILAKNTAVQYHGPAAADIDGGVIVNVIDTPGHADFGGEVERGLSMVDGVVLLVDASEGPLPQTRFVLRKALAAKLPVILVVNKVDRPDARITAVVSETTDLLLALASDVAEEVPDLDLDALLDLPVVYASAKARRASLTQPADGAMPDGEDMEALFATILERIPAPAYTPGAPLQAQVTNLDASPFLGRLALLRVFNGTLTKGQSVARISLDGTVSHVRIAELLRTQALERVPAESAEAGDIVAVAGIEDIMIGETLADPDHAEALPPIVVDEPAISMTIGINTSPLAGRVKGAKVTARQVKDRLDRELVGNVSIRVLPTERPDAWQVQGRGELALSILVEQMRREGFELTVGKPQVVTRVIDGKVHEPMERLTVDVPEEYLGSVTQLLASRHGRMDSMTNHGTGWVRMEFVVPARGLIGFRTRFLTDTRGTGIAAAIADGYQPWVGPIELRSNGSLVADRAGQATPFAMTNLQDRGTFFVEPTSEVYGGQVVGENSRGDDMDVNITKEKKQTNMRAAAADTFENLTPSRRLTLEESLEFTREDECVEVTPEAVRIRKVILDQHERGKVAARARKN, from the coding sequence ATGGCAGCTGCCACCCACCGGCGTTCCAACCTGCGCAACGTCGCAATCGTCGCGCACGTCGACCACGGCAAGACCACCCTCGTGGACTCGATGCTGTGGACCTCCGGCGCGTTCGGCGGCCACGCGCACGTGGACACCCGGGCGATGGACTCCGGCGACCTGGAGCGCGAGAAGGGGATCACGATCCTCGCCAAGAACACGGCCGTGCAGTATCACGGGCCGGCCGCCGCCGACATCGACGGCGGCGTGATCGTCAACGTGATCGACACCCCGGGGCACGCGGACTTCGGCGGCGAGGTCGAGCGCGGGCTGTCGATGGTCGACGGCGTCGTGCTGCTCGTCGACGCCTCCGAGGGACCGCTCCCGCAGACCCGGTTCGTGCTCCGCAAGGCGCTCGCGGCGAAACTGCCCGTCATCCTCGTGGTGAACAAGGTCGACCGGCCCGACGCCCGCATCACCGCGGTCGTCTCCGAGACCACCGACCTGCTGCTCGCCCTCGCCTCGGACGTGGCCGAGGAGGTGCCCGACCTCGACCTCGACGCCCTGCTCGACCTGCCCGTCGTCTACGCCTCGGCCAAGGCCCGCCGCGCCTCCCTCACCCAGCCGGCCGACGGCGCGATGCCGGACGGGGAGGACATGGAGGCGCTCTTCGCCACCATCCTCGAGCGGATCCCCGCCCCCGCGTACACGCCGGGAGCGCCCCTGCAGGCGCAGGTGACGAACCTCGACGCCTCCCCCTTCCTCGGCCGCCTCGCCCTGCTGCGGGTGTTCAACGGCACCCTGACCAAGGGCCAGTCCGTGGCCCGGATCAGCCTCGACGGCACGGTGAGCCACGTGCGGATCGCGGAACTGCTGCGCACCCAGGCCCTCGAGCGGGTGCCCGCCGAATCGGCCGAGGCCGGCGACATCGTGGCCGTCGCGGGCATCGAGGACATCATGATCGGCGAGACCCTCGCCGACCCCGACCATGCCGAGGCGCTGCCCCCGATCGTCGTGGACGAGCCCGCCATCTCGATGACCATCGGCATCAACACCTCTCCGCTCGCCGGTCGCGTCAAGGGTGCGAAGGTGACCGCCCGGCAGGTGAAGGACCGCCTCGACCGGGAACTCGTGGGCAACGTGTCCATCCGGGTGCTGCCCACGGAGCGGCCCGACGCCTGGCAGGTCCAGGGCCGCGGCGAGCTCGCGCTGTCGATCCTGGTGGAGCAGATGCGCCGCGAGGGCTTCGAGCTGACCGTCGGCAAGCCCCAGGTCGTCACCCGCGTCATCGACGGCAAGGTGCACGAGCCGATGGAGCGGCTCACGGTCGACGTGCCCGAGGAGTACCTCGGCTCGGTCACCCAGCTGCTCGCGAGCCGCCACGGCCGGATGGACTCGATGACCAACCATGGCACCGGCTGGGTACGGATGGAGTTCGTGGTGCCCGCGCGCGGCCTCATCGGCTTCCGCACCCGCTTCCTCACCGACACCCGCGGCACCGGGATCGCGGCCGCGATCGCCGACGGCTACCAGCCGTGGGTGGGCCCGATCGAACTGCGGTCGAACGGTTCGCTCGTGGCGGACCGGGCGGGGCAGGCCACGCCGTTCGCGATGACCAACCTGCAGGACCGCGGCACGTTCTTCGTCGAGCCGACCTCCGAGGTGTACGGCGGCCAGGTCGTGGGCGAGAACAGCCGCGGCGACGACATGGACGTGAACATCACCAAGGAGAAGAAGCAGACGAACATGCGGGCGGCGGCCGCCGACACGTTCGAGAACCTCACCCCCTCGCGCCGGCTCACCCTCGAGGAGTCCCTCGAGTTCACGCGCGAGGACGAATGCGTCGAGGTGACCCCGGAGGCCGTGCGCATCCGTAAGGTGATCCTCGACCAGCACGAGCGGGGGAAGGTCGCCGCTCGCGCACGCAAGAACTGA